GTCATGTATAAGAAGAATGGAATAATCCAATGAACAAATTTTCTATCGATGGAAAAGAGTTGGCGTACCTCGATAAAGGTGAGGGTCCTGTAGTTTTACTAGGCCATAGCTATTTGTGGGATCATAAGATGTGGCAACCACAGATAGAAGCACTAAGCGAAAATTATCGCTGTATTGTGCCTGACTTGTGGGCACATGGTCAGTCGGCTTATGCCCCAGAAAGAGTTCGTAGTCTAAAGGATATAGCAGCAGACATGCTAGCTCTCATGAATCACTTGGATGTAGAGCAGTTTTCAGTCGTTGGGCTTTCTGTCGGCGGAATGTGGGGGGCAGAGCTTACATTACTTGCTCCTGAGCGAGTAAAAAGTCTTGTTATGATGGATACATTTGTTGGTTTAGAACCTGAGATCACCCATCAAAAATATTTTTCGATGCTAGATACGATTGCCAACGTTCAGATGGTGCCAGAGCCAATTCTAGAAGCTGTCGTGCCAATGTTCTTTGCCAAAAATGGTGCGGAAAAGTCACCTGAGTTAGTTGCAAGTTTTGCTAAACACCTTTCTTCTATAACAGGAGAGCAAGCAGTTGAAGTAGCTCGCATTGGGCGCATGATCTTTGGCCGCAGAGATATGATTGAAGATATTGAGAAGTTTGCGTTACCTGTATTGATTGCAGTGGGGCAAGAAGATATACCAAGACCGGTCATGGAATCATATCTGATGCAAGACTGTATAACCGAAAGCCAACTTGTAGAAATCCCACAAGCCGGACATATCAGTAACTTAGAGCAACCAGATATTGTCACCAGTATGCTTAAAGAGTTTCTCTCA
This genomic stretch from Vibrio marisflavi CECT 7928 harbors:
- a CDS encoding alpha/beta fold hydrolase; translated protein: MNKFSIDGKELAYLDKGEGPVVLLGHSYLWDHKMWQPQIEALSENYRCIVPDLWAHGQSAYAPERVRSLKDIAADMLALMNHLDVEQFSVVGLSVGGMWGAELTLLAPERVKSLVMMDTFVGLEPEITHQKYFSMLDTIANVQMVPEPILEAVVPMFFAKNGAEKSPELVASFAKHLSSITGEQAVEVARIGRMIFGRRDMIEDIEKFALPVLIAVGQEDIPRPVMESYLMQDCITESQLVEIPQAGHISNLEQPDIVTSMLKEFLSKYA